In Haliaeetus albicilla chromosome 22, bHalAlb1.1, whole genome shotgun sequence, the genomic window TGAAGTCACATGAAGGTAACACAGTGAGTCTTGCTAGCTTAACAAGATTTTATCTGTCAGTACAAAGGCAGCACCTCTTGTTAACTTCAGAATATATGTTTCAAAATTCAACTAATACACTTCCAACATGTCActtatttcagtgaaaacttACTGAAAAGGCAATACAGATAGAGATTAATACAGATCTGTCTCCTGTGCCATTTCTGCTTTGTATAATATGAAgataaaggcagaaaaaatgtttgaaaagttCACTGTCTGACCCACTCCAAAACATCAGGCTTTCTGACCACAACCAGGCCAAAATTCACATTAAAGATGTGGAAATGTATTTATCAAACGGGAAGGAAAACTTGGGACTTAGGTATCTTAAGATATCTTTCACTGCTTTAAACATGTAAGTTGCAAATGAACATAATCAGTGTGTGATTACAGACAGATGTTGCATGGTTCCTTGTAAAACCTTGTCATCTTGTCAGTCTGCCTGTCTTTGAGTAAGCTCTTCTCAGGCCATGTGTGAATCAACTGCAGTTTGAGGAAAGGGACTACAGGTATATCTTTTGAGGAGGTGCTTATTCAGGAAGGATGTAAACTCTAGAGAAGATTTCTGTGCCTTTTGGGTATAACTAAGATAATATAACTAAGATAATATGCAGCTGCTAACTCTTAGTGAATCTTACCTTGGCCAGTTGTGCTTGGAGTTTGTTCTTCGCATCAGCCACTTCAGCAATACGATTATTAAAGGCCAAGTTTGTACTGATGAAATGATTCCACATCTCCTCAGATGTGCTCTCCAGTCCAACCTCTGCATCCTCTCGGAGCTTGACAGAGTTGGCCCTTGCATGTTGAGAGCACCTGATATTGTGTTCACTGAATTTAGCCCATGTTGCAGGAACTGAAACACTagtaagaaatttaaaataagaggaaaataacaaaaaaataaaagcttaagtGAACTACTTTCTTTGAGTGATAATTATACTGAATTACACTAAGTATTCATCCATTGAACTGTGCAAACTGTGCAATCACGTACATCAGGTGATTCTATGGGTTTCatacccactttttttttttcttttttcctctataaACCAAAGATTCAGCAACAACGAGTGAGGATTTTTGGAGAGCTGTTGCTTCGACAGTGTTTCTATGGCTTGCTTGAATATTGTAGCTGCTAACTAAAGGTCTTAGTGGCCCTGGCGTCAACTCCAAAGTAAGTAGGTTTATGTTTTGCTGTATAAAGAATGATCTTTTCTTGCACACTTGTTGTTTATCGATgcttaaaaatagtttttcaggATCAGGTATGTATGTCCACAATGCAGCTTCTTCCTGTCTTTAACAGGCTAAGTGATGGTCTGAGTTCATACCTGCTGTATCTCAGCTGAAATTTGACTCATTTCTCTGTGTCAGGTTTCAGAGTGCTTATGGCTTCGATGGATTATTAGATTATTTAGCAAGATCTCCTGTACATTGCACACCATCAAATTAGATTCAAATACCACCTACTTTTGTGAACCCAAACATTTATCCTGGGGAGACCAAGTTTTGTGTCACTAGCCACCAGAGAACAGGAGATCCCAACCTAGTTTAGGGAAAATGAGCAAGAAACCAAAGGAGAAGGATTGTTACACAGCTCTTCAGACAGCTCTGGTCTGCTGTCAGAGCAGCTCTACCTCATGAGATACGTGTGACTTATATAATAAAGCATGCGGCTCTGACCTCCTAGTAGCCTTCATTATCAGAAGGAATGCTAGCAGGAAAATGGATAAGGCACTGACTTAGGAGTAAGGAGAACTGGAATTTTCTCCCAGCCCCAACACTGTCCTGCTGTGTCATTTGGATAAGTTTCTCCATCCTCTTACTTCTCCATATATTAAAATGAACACCTCTGCTTTAATTTACAGGGCTATTACAGTTAAATTTAGTAATATCTATGAGACAAGCAGAAATGGCTCTACTATGGCAAAGCCTATGAATATACAGAGAAAGACTGAATATAGGGCTCCTGTACTACAAAATGCCACCCACGAATGTTCCTGCTGCAATGTCCCATACATAAACAAACTTTGGGATGCTTGGTTTCATGTCCAAGCTTCAAAGATGTCCATCATTATCATAATTAGTTGAACATAAATCCCAGACTCCGATCTTTCCAAACCAGGAGATCTTTCCAAATTGCAGCCTGAGCCCCTGGCTTGAAAACTGCTGGTGCAGCATAAGCTTCTCTCTTTAAATTCACCACTTTCTTTAATTCATTGCTTAGCCTACTAGATCGCTTCTCTCTTCACCCAGAAATATTTAGCATATTTTATGAAAAGGTACAGATATTTTACTTGCCAAAGTGAAAGGCTGAGACAAACTTCTGTCTGTGTTTAGACTTCTTTCTCCACACAAAACTTTCTTCTAAGAATTATGCCTTTATGTTAAACTTTGTAGGGATAGGTCACTGTTTTTTGAGTTTCACATTTACTCTAGATTTTAATTGAACACTGAGAGTAAATATTAAGggatgcaaaaagaaaaagttaattttgtCAGTGCTTTGTTACTAAGTggcctttttttcagtttttcatagGGTATTCCTCTCTCCAAACTGAAGTACTGATCTTCCTAAATGATTTGGAATTCCTTAGTACTACACATTTATTTAGGCAGTTGCCCTGAAAAGTTTCAGGTAACCAGCCTGATATCATAGTAAAGTGCATAAATCAGTGTACTAAACCTGACCTGACATTGATTACAACTGATCCAGACAATCTCAGTGGACTTTCTGCAGGGTAtttagtttgggggttttttttccctctataGTCTGGtgaattatattaattttctcatcagaaaattaaatttccaaGTAGGTTTCCATCTTGACTATCTGAAATACTTAGTACTTAATCTGTTCTTTAACATTGCTTTTTCAGACTGTGATTTATCTGGCTGGCTCTGCTGAGGCAGAAAACACCTGTTCTGCTCCTGAGTGCTGCAGGTATGTCTCAGTCTGCCAGATGGTTTCAGgaaaatgtgaattaaaaatggcatttctttGGATAATGGTtggtgagaaaggaaaagggctGTAAAACTTATACACATGAATCTTCTTTTTACTAGAGCTgacaagaataattttattcatAGCTAATCGTAAAAGTAGGTAGTGTTACTAGAGTCAGCAAAATGCCTGCCAAGTTTCCTTTGGATATACCCTCATTTCTGTAGTGAATGAAGTGatcttttaatgaaaagcaaaacataagTAAACaaataatactgatttttttttctccttccaatGAGACAGAGTTGTTATCATTTGAGATTGTGAAGTACACTCACCATTCAAATACTGCTACCTTAAAGAGTGATAAGGGAACTAACAAGTCATTAGCACAAAAACACTGCCCTCTATTGCAAGTTGCTTTTCTCCTGCTATTGCTTTTTGGATTGGATGCAGGTCTTCATGAGGCCACTACTAATTAAAGTTTCAAAACTGTATAGAATTGTTAGTTCAGTAACTTTAGTTCAGTCTGTAATGCTAAAGCTGTGCCAAATATTTTTGATCATCCTGTTTAATACATACCTCTGTATAGCTCAATGGACTAATTTCCAAATAACCCAAGCtctttttatagaaaaaaaatacagtccttTGTGTACATTGCATGCTGTTTACCACATTGCACTTAACTGTACATCTTAGCTgaattttgatttgattggATGTGGTTTTGAAACCTGAAGGCCACAGAACAGTGCAAATCAAAACCAGAGGGAGACATCTGCGCAAGGAGTTGGAGCGCAAGGAGTTGTAAACGATCATCCTTGCTGAAGAACACAGCTTGCTGCACATCAGTGCTGTAGGTGCTGCAGACTGCCAGCTTCTGTCTGGCCTCCAACAATGGCAGCTGTTAGGAGGCAGGGAATAATTGAGGATGATGGAGGATTTCAGACCAAGGAAAACCAGTGCCATACAAAGAGAGAAACCACTTCTTTCTATATCACTTCTCAAAGATAAGGCTAGGGCTTGTGCTGTTACTAGCCTCCTACTTACAGCAGGGAGCACGGAAAGAGAAGACTACAATAGCCACTCATACTCACGATCCATCTGCTTTTTCCACTCCATGGTAAAAGCTGATGCTGTCCGATGTGTTCCTGAGGTTAAAGCACTTCTCATCAATAAAATGGGCTGAGTTTTTGTCAGAAAGATCCTGCTCCAGAGCATGCTGTGCATCTCTCATGATGCTGTGAAAGGGAAAGACTTACCTTAATCTGAACGACCTTTAATGCTGTTCTGCTAAATAGTTAATTGCTTTCATTACGTTCCTTCAATGCTTCATTTTATAGTTTGTTGGCATTTAGTGGCTTGAAAACGTTTGGTGGTGTAATTTGGCTAGAGGGAGCTGCTGTACCATTCATCTCTTCTAGCCTCTAGCGAGTATTCCCCAAAGAATTGTATTTAACTCACTGCATTTAATAATGTTTGTCATTTTGCTGACAGACAACCACAGGGATGGAAAACAACAGGTAGTTGTTGTGTGGCATGAAGAAAAGCCTCAGAGTAAAAGGGAGGAGGTTTTCAGTGATAGCCTTCATGCCAGCACAgctgtgagaaagaaaagggcagACCTGAGTTGTGGTTTCCCACCTCTCTGATTTGGGGGACAAATTCAGTTAGCATAATCCCAATTGTACATCACTAGAAAAtctgttgaaatatttttgcttatcTTGATCACAAGGAGGGAAATATGTTGCTCCATCTCTGCTTTCTTACCCACAAGGAATTTTTGGAGTAACTTAATCTCCTTTGGCTCTTCCAAAAGGGGGGAAGGCCTGGTAGAACTTGGGCTAGAATGAGTAATATGGATAAAGAAAGACTCAAAGTCTTGCTTTCCAGTGGATCAGGAAGACAGCAGACATACTGacattttttgctgtttctgtgttgTACTTGTCAATTGGCATTACTATCGGTCTGCCTGATGTGGTGACAGAACTGAATCAAAGGTAACCAGAAATGCCAACCTATAGAGCTAGACAGGGTTCATGCCACCAAGTAGGAACTTAGATTTATCTGGTCATATACCCAATAGATTACAGTAGTGGGATGAATGGCAGAAATGCCTCTAACCTGACTTGTGCAAGTCCTGACTGCCATTAATAAAAGCAATTGTTTATAAAATCTACTTATGTTGTTTTCTCCTATAATGTAATAATCAAGAACTGTACAATTTTATCTTCCTTCTGTGCACTTGCACTGTTTCTTTTGAGAATCATGCCATGTCGTATAAacatgacttttaaaatttgtcagTTCTGTGTAGTTAACAGAACACTGTATTCAGAATAGTTTTACCTAATTAAATGATAAGACTTAAATGTAATTTGCATTTACTAGGATACTTGTGTACTCTCAAAGAAATCAAATGCATTCCGAAGCCTTGCATAACAAaaacatataaatatacataaaaataatttaagaccATTCCATAACTCATCTCATACCTTATGATGTGCTTAGattcctgtttcttttgtcaataataaatttcttttgaatttagttttgtaattaaaaaaaaaaaaaaaattccctttgaaCTTCACTCCAGTATGCCACACAGCAACATTGGTACAACTAAGCTATAATTTTGGTGTCCCTGATTTTAATGAAGGATTTCAGATTAAACTTGACTTTAAAAATTGAGTCACAGTCATCTTTAAATAGTAAGTATTGCCCTTCTGTAGTTTAACATACAAATTCTATCATTGGTGAGAATTAGCAGTGGAGGGTAATGAGCATCTAACAGGTTAAGTCTCTGCTTTTGCCTTTGCTATTTTCAATCTGTCGTTAGATACTAGCTAACACTGAATTCAACTTTCCTATCTTTAAAACAGCAATTAAATGTAAAGTCTTACCCCAGCTGTTGACTGATTTTCTGTGCAATTTTTGTCAATATTTCTTGACAGTCCTTGAATACATCAACTTCCTACAGTGGAAAATATACAGTGTCAGTGCTTTCATCAAACTTCATTTGTTTTAGTGAATTTTCACTTCTTATTTCGTATTCTAGATGTTGCAACCATCTCGCATATCTCAAAGGCAATGTAGATCAAGAAAGGATGTGTTTTGGTCCCTCTCTTCCTCAGTGCTACAAAGTTGTTGTTTTGACTTGGTTTTGTATGGCTTTTTATATTATATCAAACATGTTAGTCGATTTTATTGGATGGAGTCATTCTAATAAACATAAAGTCAAATTTTGCTTGGCTTGGAAGATACTTGAAACATGAACCTTAATCCATTAAGCTACCCTCTCTAACTAATTCTGCATTTTCCTAGaacaatacaaatattttgataatagTGGAGTAGGTTGAAAATTTATCTGATTTCAGAAACGGGCTCCCTAAGGAAGTATATTATAAGAGTCTTCAAAACTGCAAGTATTAGTCAAAGAAATTCAAAGCCAGGTTCCACtcagcttaaaataaataaaaaatactcaAACCAACCACATTGAAAACTATGCAAACGTGGTAATTACGGTCCCTCAAACAATGTTATGATGTCCCagcctctttcctttttaaaaactctgGTTTAGCCCAACATACCCTCTTACCTAAGTGTGTACAGTTTTGTGAGTTTTGGAATAGGGAatactgtgttttaaattatgTGGAAGTCATTAAGACACCCCAAATTTGAAAATGCAGGCTCTGTCTTTGTACTTGTACAGTATGTGTAGGAGTGACAGCAACTTTAGAACTGGCTTTCCTGTTACTACAAAATGAGCCTTTGTTGTCCTTTATTGTCACTATCTAGCTTGCTCCACATTCAGAGCAGTGCTTGGGGAGGTCAGGCAAAtagcctttatttttcattttgaaaaaatagtGTTTTCATCTGCTCATGTGGAACATTTAGCAGTATTTCATCCTACCCTGAATTCTCATGCTAAATTAAGTGTTGAAATACTTAAGCTAATATATATTAGCTGCTTGATTCTTCATTAAAACTCTGAAACTCCAGGTTGCAGGCTGTAGGCTCTGAACAAGCATCTCAGTTATCCAAGTGGTCTGCACATTCTTCTGTATCCAGAAAAGTGCTTGAAGCAATGCCATTGCCCCAAAATGTTCTTTCCTAGTATTTTCATTCTCATACACATCCAATATAACATCTTTCAAATATGTTagcaaaatgttatttaatttttttatttaaaagatttagCAATCACTACTATccatctcattttctttgttcagtAACACTATCTATATAGCAAGGCAGTAAACCAGCATTTTATATTGTAAGCCCTAAGAACTTCTGAGATTTTATAGACCATGCCCAGAACACAATCTTGATAAATGTTTCTACCTTGTTTTATAGGATCATGGAAGATAGAGCTGGACAAGACCTCACAAGGATGCTAGGCTAGTCGTTTTGCTCCAGGAAGGATGAATAGAATGTTAACCATCCCCAATATATATAGTTTTACcaaatttcttcctctttccccccATCCTCAGTCTTCCaaacaaatgaaaggaagaaattattgcAGTGTTCTTACCCTGATAAATATTTAGTTGGATTTTAGTTATTTCCaccatttgaaaaataaactagTAAGTCTAATCTTACCTTCATGAGGTTCTTTTCCACATCGTCATGAACTAAGTCTATACCCTTCCGCTTCTCACGGTGGTACAAGCATTCTAGGGCTATCTGCAAGCAAACCAAGGAACATTTGCAATAGGCTCACTACTGCACTGTGGAGTGAAACCTTGAACCTTGCTGAAGGGGCCACTGAGCTGACGTGTCAGGTAATGACCATCTATTGAGGGTGGAACAGAACAGGAGGTGGTTTCATTGCGTCCAACTGATCCATCTTAGTGGCTTATTCCTACTTACTTGTTAATGCATACTTTTAAGGATTAGCTGCCACCATAACTGTCATATGATTAGCTGCTTATTGATGTGCAGCAAAGCCTACATCTCAACATGACCAAGCTTTGTTGTAACTTATGTGGATTAAAACACCTGTGTTGTTCTACACTCATCCGTAGCAAAATCCTTTAATCCTGTCTCCCCTCATCCTCCCTTACCCAATGCCAAAGTTTGGAAGTTTCATTCCTATACAACAGAATGACTGCATAACTACAGTCATTGAATAGAGAATTCAGTTAATCTGCCCCAGCAGGTTAACTTTACTCTTAATGTCTCATCCACTTGTTTATTACCATACTAATAAATGAAACGGCATTAACTGGTACAAAGcctttcagcagaaaatgttcCCTGAATAGAAAGCATCCTCAGCCTGCCACTCTGAATCAGGACAGATACAGACAACTAAAAAAGTCATTATTGAATACTGAATTTTGGTTTTCTATTTGTACTTACCTAGAAGCACGATAAAAGTAGCTTCTATCAGCAGTATTCCAGATGTTTATGACGGAACTTTGACTCTAGTCTTTGCATGTTTTGAGTTTTTGCTAGGATCATTCATTGAGTCTTATATTACTGTGGCTTTTTCTGTTGCAATTAATTTGCCTTTAAGATTCTGGAGAGCTTCCAAATGTAACGCAAATGATATGCTATCTAagtcaaaatattattttcaccAAGTAATAGcagaaaattcagagctagaTAAGAATATTGGGATATTGCAGCTTACAGGGCCATCTACTGCTCTCCTGTAATGTACCTGAGTGGACCAGGCAGTGCCTGAGGGTGACTCAGCTTCCTGGAGCCtcaagcagaaaggaaggaaaagagggcaTAGAAATGTCTTGATAGGTTCCTTTGTTGACTTTTATATATAACACCCATGGTGGCCAGGTTTCCTTCTTACTGAGGGTAATGTTTCACCAAGATCTGTCTTGATGATAATAGTAAAAGTCATACTAGTATTCAACAGAGATAAAGCCGTTTTCTTTACATGTTCTGCAGTGCAGTCATGAAATAACTAGCTATGTCAAGCCTACCTTCAGCGGTCCTTGCATTTCATCTACAGCACATTCGAGCCGGTTCTTTGCTGTTTCCAAAGCTTGAGTCTCTTTCAGCAGACACTCTAGCTCATAGGTGAGCTCAGATCTCCAGAAATCAATGCTGGAGATCCTCTCTCCCAGGTTTCTTCTACTGTCTTCTTGCATCTGATAAGTCAGTTGATCCTTATCTTGTATCAGTCTCATTGAATCAGCGTTCAGCCTACCAGCGCAGCACCTGGAGGCTTCAGAGCCTTTTAATTGAACCATGTTCTCCTGGTGCCAGTCACGAGTGCTGTAGCGGGCGTGCAGGGCAGAGCGTAATGCAGGCAGAACAGTGGGCGGCGGTCCAGTGGGATTAAATTGCTTGTTAGAGCCAGGAGGGACTGAAACCACTCTGTGAAGCAGGCTGGGCCTCCAGGAGCTGAGGTGGCAGTAGCCTGGTAGGTAGTAGGACTTATAGGTGTCCTTGGTGGTGCTCGTGGGAGCTAGATCCGGGAACAGGCAGCTGTTCTTTGTGCCACAGTAACTGGCTAGCTGCGTGGTCCCCAGAAACTCCATCCTGCACTGGGCTCAGGCAGCCACCCCCGGGCTGTCCAGCAGCCACTCTGACATCCCCGGGGCCTCTGCCACCCTTCGTGGGGCTGCGCAGCGCCTTGTGACACAGCAGAGGTGTCACAGAGTTCCGAGGGCTGATCGCCTTGCCGCAGGCTGAAACCCACCTGGGTCCCGATGGTCTGGGGGGCCTCCTTTTGTACCTTCTGTCCTAGGCACGTCGTTTTTCCCACAGAGAGGCGGTGCTTtcccctgcagagcagcaccgTCCACGTTGGGACCCAGAGGTCTAGACAAGGTGCGAGACTATTTGGTTACAGTGCAGAGGGATTTGCCAAAGGCTCACTCTGGACGGGTCTATAGGTTTACCTTCAGTGCGCTTACCTTGAGCGAAACGACATGTTTTACTTCAGAGTGGTTCACATACATCAGTTAGTGACTGCAGAGAAACGCAGCAGTGGAGACAAGCCTTCCGAACTGAAACACAGACTCTGGAAGTCATCTCTTAGGATTGTCTAGTGATCTCTGCAGAGGGTTTGGTCCAAATGgacaaaaataatatataacTATCTTGGGCCTTGCTCGTCCCCTCAACTGTATTCATCTTCCATAAAAAGTGTAAAAGATGGGAGAGACCTTCCGATGATGTTGATTTTTCTCCAGTTTAAAACATTGAGTAACTTCTCAGATAACTAACTTTTCTACTCTTTCCTTTCAGCCTTCTGGCCTGTCTGGCAAaaaaactgctgctgaaatTCAGTGCTCTAAAATTGCATTGCAACCCATTTGCTGTGCCAAGAGCTTTGAacataaataattatttgtaattAAGCACTGTATTTCACTATCCTGAGTCCTTAAATCAGCACAGATTTCTTCTAGGTTGAATGCAAGACAATTGCAATCGTTTCTTCGTCTCCAGATATATAACTATGAAACAGCTTGTTAACCTTTTTTTCAACCtggggaaataaaatatatgtatgtatatatatgcattacATTACAGCATACCTTGTCTCAGAAAGCTAGTGTGACATTACACCCCAGCTAAAAAAAGTAGaggtaattttaaataaatggtcATTGTAAGTTAAATTTATCTTCTCATgatgtttaaaatatatacaaatcTAAGTGCTAACTGTAGGGCCGTGAGGTATGGGCATTGGAGCTATGCTCGGTGGACAGGCACCAGCTTGGGGTGTATAAACAGGGTAAGATCAATACTGCAAatgctcacacacacaaaaaacttTCCTCTTGCAATGACTGATGGAACTCATTCTCAGCAGCTGTTCAGGAGGGTAAAGTTAATCCCAAGCATGAGAAATTGTAAGAGTGCTGGCAGAGTTCACCCCTGAGTTCAGCCTGACTCAAACACTATAAACACTATAAAGCCCATTTTTTGCCCAGATACCCCTGCATGAAGAGCCCTTGCTGGCACGGGGGAAGATGGGTGCTGAGGAAGagatttacttttcctttttggtgcTTTTTGTGAGGAATGTTCTATATAACCTCGGGAACAGGAAATGATCTGTTGgccccaaaagaaaaatatttgaacacGTACCTCAGTTTAAAACGTGGAAAGCCCTGCTGACATCAGTGAATCTAATCCATATGTTCGAAAGGAAGCACAGACCTAAAGCGCTGTACTTATGTACTGACCTGTGGTCTAAAGCAGAGccacatttttaatacaaaaggTACAGTATAAATTTCTCAGATATGTCTTACTGGCCAGTTCCTCCCACTCCAGACATTTGAATTTGCTTAAACATTTGGATCTACTTCCacatgacatttttttcattagtttccCATAGAAGATAATTACAGAGCAATAAGTACAGAAGTTGTACAAGTATCAAGTAGCGATGAGCATTTACCTGAGGTAAATCTACTTGAAATGGAAATAGCATATTTGTTAATGACTGAAAAACAGAGGCCAAACTCCTCAAACACcttaattaaatgtattttaactttttttttctaagtattGTTTTGGAGGCAGACAGTTATTCAGAAGTTTTTGTGGTTCCCACCGCCCCCGTGTGTTCTTTCTAAAAACCTTGCAGTTTTTGAAGTGGAAAGTGTACATAAAAAGATAactttgcagtatttttctcGTAAAAACACAGATTTAACACCAGGATGTGCTGTTACCTTTTCAAATATTACCAGATACTCTTTTCTCTATATTGTGTTTCCAAGGTGAGACTGCCTTCAATAGTAACTTAAACACTTGTATGTTTAAACAATCAAGTTTTCAGACTATTCAGTTAGAAATGGGAATACCTGAGACTCTTGACTGGGCTCAATCAGAAAAATACCCTTTTTATAGCACTCTCAACCAAGCAATAGAAGGAGGCTTTGCGAGCAGGAAACATACTGGTTCACTCACAGTTCCTCCAAAACCACTGCCCCGACCTGCCTTTCTCTCAAGCTTGAGTCTCCATCAGTGGTTTTTAAACTGGAATTCGTGGGCGCTGCCTCTGGAGTAATTCAGTCTCTCTCATGGGAAGTAACCAAGACAAGAGGGACTGTTGTTTTGAGGCTCGTACCTGTTATGTGCATCTCcaggagaaaaactgaaaacttcTTTAAAGGATGTGAACATATTGTGTGCgtttttccaaagcaaagtgGTTACACTATTTAATGGCTGATTCTGAACACCAAAGCTTTACTCATGTAACAGCCATTGAGATG contains:
- the TEKT5 gene encoding tektin-5 is translated as MEFLGTTQLASYCGTKNSCLFPDLAPTSTTKDTYKSYYLPGYCHLSSWRPSLLHRVVSVPPGSNKQFNPTGPPPTVLPALRSALHARYSTRDWHQENMVQLKGSEASRCCAGRLNADSMRLIQDKDQLTYQMQEDSRRNLGERISSIDFWRSELTYELECLLKETQALETAKNRLECAVDEMQGPLKIALECLYHREKRKGIDLVHDDVEKNLMKEVDVFKDCQEILTKIAQKISQQLGIMRDAQHALEQDLSDKNSAHFIDEKCFNLRNTSDSISFYHGVEKADGSVSVPATWAKFSEHNIRCSQHARANSVKLREDAEVGLESTSEEMWNHFISTNLAFNNRIAEVADAKNKLQAQLAKILQEIFQTEDTILLLERSIKAKEYPLKVAQTRLEGRTRRPNIELCCDAPQFQLVTEVYTIDNTLQTLKQRLKEAHDTLQMLILNKSKLEYEISVKANSFFIDKKCMDMRKVFPSTPRLIGYT